The nucleotide window GTCGAGGTGTCGCTGGGCAACTGGGACACCCACCAGAACACCTTCGACCTCGTGAAGGGGCTGTGCGGCACCCTCGACGCCGCGTGGGCCGAGCTCATGGACGACCTGAAGGACCGCGGCCTGCTTGAGACGACCACGATCGTCTGGATGGGCGAGTTCGGGCGCACCCCGCGCATCAACCCCGGGAAGGGCCGTGACCACTACCCGAACGCCTGGAGCACGGTCCTGGCCGGCGGCGGCATCAAGGGCGGTCAGGCGGTCGGTAAAACCAGCAAGGACGGAACAACCGTGGAGGAGCGCGTCACCTCGACCGTGGACCTCCTCGCGACCGTGTGCTCGGCCGTCGGGATCGACTTCGAGAAGCAGAACATGTCGAACGTGGGCCGGCCGATCCGCATCGTCGACAAGGGCGCCAAGCCGGTCACGGAGGTGCTCGCGTGACCGCCAAGCAGCAACCTACCCCCCCGGCCCCCCTCCTTGAAGGGAAGGGGGGGGAGAAAGAGCATTCGCGCGCCGCGGCCGGTTCCGGTGGCTCCTTGCCTGACTCCCCCTTCCCTTCAGGGAGGGGGGCCGGGGGGGTAGGTCTTCTGGCCCTCGCGGTACTTGTCGCGCTGACCGGCGCTGTGGCCGCCGCCCCCGATACCCCCCCAGCCGTCCCGACGGTAGCGCCGGCGCCGCGGCCCGCGAAGCCGAAGTTCGTCGCGCCGGCGTTCGACGACACGCACGAAATGTTGGTCTTCGCGAACAAGCGCCCGGTCCGCATCCGGGTGACGGTGCGCCACGAGAGCGCGTCGCTGGGCGAGTTGTGGCGCGACCGCCTCCGGAAGGCGTTCAACTTCTGCGACCGCGACGGCAACGGCTCGCTCGGCGCGAAAGAGGTGACCTTCGCGTTCTCCGACCAGGGGCTCCTCCAGTTGCTTCAGAACGGGCTGTACCAGCCCACTGCCGGGAACGCACCGACCCTCGACGCGCTCGACCGGGACGGCGACGCCGAGGTGTCGTTCGAGGAGTTCATCGCGTCCTACCCGCGGTCCGCCGCTCGGCTGATCCGCGTGCTCCCCGTCCAGTCGGACAGCGCCCAGAACATCGCCGTCACCGAAGCCGTGTTCACGCTGCTGGACGCCGACGGCAACGGCCAGCTTACCCAAGACGAAGTGCGGCGGGTCGAGAAGTTCCTCGCCACCCACGACGCCGACGAGGACGAGTGCCTGAGCGCGCAAGAGTTGACGCCGAACGTGACTCCCCGCTCGGGGCTTCAACCGCTGCCTCAGACCACGGCCCGGGCGACCGGCCCCTACCCGCAGCCCGCGACCGCACAAGCGGTCGTCTTGTACCCGCCCGGCAAGATCCCCGGGACCGTCACCCAGCAGCTCATTCTGAAGCACGACCGGGACGGCGACTTCGAGCTGACGCGGGCCGAGATCGGGTTCGACGACCGCACCTTCGCGGCGCTCGACGCGGACCGGAGCGGGGCGCTCGACGGCGAAGAGCTGGACGTGTGGCGCACCGGCCCTCCGGACCTCGAACTCGCCCTGTCGCTGGCCCCCAGGGCCGCCGGCTGCTCCGCGAAACTGGCGGACGAGAAGGAGGCCGCGCGACGGGGCTTCAAAATCAAGCAGGTGGAGAACTCGCGGCTGGTGCTCCACGTCGGCCGGCAGTCGATCGACCTGTGGGCGTTTAGCCCGGCGGTCCCGTCCGCCGCGAGCGCGCTGAAGAGCCAGTACGCCTATCTGTTCGCTCAGGCCGCCAACGGCAAGGAGCACATCGACGAGAAGGACGTGGGCGGCCCGAACGCGGTCCAGTTCCAGTTCATCCGGGTGGTGTTCGACGCGGCCGACCGGAACGAGGACGGCAAACTCACCCGGGACGAGTTCGACGCGTACTTCGACCTTCAGGACAGCTTCCGCGACATCTGCCTCAACTTGGCCCCCGCGGTGCAAACCCCGACGCTGTTCCAACTGCTCGACGAGAACCGCGACGGCCGGCTCAGCGTGCGGGAACTGCGAACCGCGTGGGACCGGCTCGTCGTGCTGGAGGAGCCGGGCGCGACGGTCCTCACGCGGAGCATCAT belongs to Gemmata obscuriglobus and includes:
- a CDS encoding EF-hand domain-containing protein is translated as MAAAPDTPPAVPTVAPAPRPAKPKFVAPAFDDTHEMLVFANKRPVRIRVTVRHESASLGELWRDRLRKAFNFCDRDGNGSLGAKEVTFAFSDQGLLQLLQNGLYQPTAGNAPTLDALDRDGDAEVSFEEFIASYPRSAARLIRVLPVQSDSAQNIAVTEAVFTLLDADGNGQLTQDEVRRVEKFLATHDADEDECLSAQELTPNVTPRSGLQPLPQTTARATGPYPQPATAQAVVLYPPGKIPGTVTQQLILKHDRDGDFELTRAEIGFDDRTFAALDADRSGALDGEELDVWRTGPPDLELALSLAPRAAGCSAKLADEKEAARRGFKIKQVENSRLVLHVGRQSIDLWAFSPAVPSAASALKSQYAYLFAQAANGKEHIDEKDVGGPNAVQFQFIRVVFDAADRNEDGKLTRDEFDAYFDLQDSFRDICLNLAPAVQTPTLFQLLDENRDGRLSVRELRTAWDRLVVLEEPGATVLTRSIIQPALSLRLTRSFDRYVVGVQPGTLISTGQMAVPTKGPLWFRKMDRNGDGDVSRGEFVGTRAEFDAIDTDRDDLISLDEAEAFDKQARVKGEK